The Streptomyces sp. NBC_00670 genome window below encodes:
- a CDS encoding cupin domain-containing protein translates to MKAFRLDELEAERAANDGAYLQFLRERNMSVGLYALDAGATDPQQPHQQDEVYYVASGRASITVGLETTQVARGSVVYVPAGVAHKFHHITEDLRVLVMFSPPES, encoded by the coding sequence ATGAAGGCATTCCGGCTGGACGAACTGGAGGCGGAGCGCGCCGCCAACGACGGGGCCTACCTGCAGTTCCTGCGGGAGCGCAACATGTCGGTCGGCCTCTACGCGCTGGACGCGGGAGCGACCGATCCCCAGCAGCCGCACCAGCAGGACGAGGTGTACTACGTCGCCAGCGGACGGGCGTCGATCACCGTCGGTCTGGAGACGACCCAGGTGGCCCGCGGCAGCGTCGTCTACGTGCCCGCGGGCGTCGCCCACAAGTTCCACCACATCACCGAGGATCTCAGGGTGCTGGTGATGTTCTCTCCCCCCGAGAGCTGA
- a CDS encoding phage holin family protein: protein MKNFVVKTIANAGALAVAVWLLDKITLTGDSTGKEAGTLILVALVFGVVNVLVKPVVQVLTFPLFILTLGLFTLVVNALMLLLTSWLAGKLDLSFHVEGFWTAVLGGLIVSVVAWALHVVLPDED, encoded by the coding sequence ATGAAGAATTTCGTAGTCAAGACGATCGCCAACGCGGGCGCCCTGGCGGTCGCCGTCTGGCTGCTCGACAAGATCACCCTGACCGGTGACAGTACCGGCAAGGAGGCCGGCACCCTCATCCTGGTCGCCCTGGTGTTCGGTGTCGTGAACGTTCTGGTCAAACCGGTTGTACAGGTGCTGACCTTCCCGCTGTTCATCCTGACGCTCGGCCTGTTCACCCTGGTGGTCAACGCGCTGATGCTGCTGCTCACCTCGTGGCTGGCCGGGAAGCTCGACCTGAGCTTCCACGTCGAGGGCTTCTGGACGGCCGTCCTCGGCGGTCTGATCGTCTCGGTCGTCGCCTGGGCGCTGCACGTCGTCCTCCCCGACGAGGACTGA
- a CDS encoding cystathionine gamma-lyase gives MSERHVDGGGGTGEAGTAGSTGDFGGTGGVGSTGGIGDGTRAVRAGLPDPVKYEPTLPGPVFAAHFHLPGEPTGPYTYGRDENPTWTLLERAIGELEAPGDEDVRTLTFASGMAAISAVLFSQLRAGDAVVLPDDGYQALPLVREQLTAYGIEVRTAPTGGDAQLDVLDGARLLWIETPSNPGLDVCDVRRLVAAAHAQGTLVAVDNTLATPLGQRPLDLDADFSVASGTKMLTGHGDVLLGYVVARNAELIAPVRRWRKIAGAIPGPMEAWLAHRSLATLQLRADRQTASALTLAQALRDRPEVSGLRYPGLPDDPSYAVAARQMRRFGSVVSFTLATRARADRFLEALRLVDDATSFGGVRSTAERRGRWGGDAVPEGFVRFSVGAEDPEDLVADVLRALEESAD, from the coding sequence ATGAGTGAGCGCCATGTGGACGGCGGCGGGGGCACCGGAGAAGCCGGGACCGCGGGCAGCACCGGCGACTTCGGGGGCACCGGCGGTGTCGGCAGCACCGGCGGCATCGGTGACGGAACGCGCGCGGTGCGCGCGGGACTTCCCGACCCCGTGAAGTACGAGCCGACCCTTCCCGGCCCCGTCTTCGCCGCCCACTTCCATCTGCCCGGGGAACCGACCGGGCCGTACACCTACGGCCGGGACGAGAACCCGACCTGGACGCTGCTGGAGCGCGCCATCGGCGAGCTGGAGGCGCCCGGCGACGAGGACGTGCGGACCCTCACCTTCGCCTCGGGCATGGCGGCGATCTCCGCGGTCCTCTTCTCCCAGCTCCGGGCCGGGGACGCCGTGGTCCTGCCGGACGACGGCTACCAGGCGCTGCCCCTGGTGCGCGAGCAGCTCACCGCGTACGGCATCGAGGTACGCACCGCACCGACCGGCGGGGACGCCCAGCTCGACGTCCTCGACGGGGCCCGGCTGCTGTGGATCGAGACCCCGTCGAACCCGGGGCTGGACGTGTGCGATGTGCGCCGGCTGGTCGCGGCGGCGCACGCGCAGGGCACGCTGGTCGCCGTCGACAACACCCTCGCCACCCCGCTCGGGCAGCGGCCGCTCGACCTGGACGCCGACTTCAGTGTGGCCAGCGGCACCAAGATGCTCACCGGGCACGGCGATGTACTCCTCGGCTACGTCGTGGCGCGGAACGCCGAGCTGATCGCCCCGGTCCGGCGCTGGCGCAAGATCGCCGGGGCGATCCCGGGGCCGATGGAGGCCTGGCTCGCCCACCGCTCGCTGGCCACCCTCCAGCTGCGGGCCGACCGGCAGACGGCGAGCGCGCTGACCCTCGCGCAGGCGCTGCGCGACCGCCCCGAGGTGTCCGGGCTGCGCTATCCGGGCCTGCCGGACGACCCCTCGTACGCCGTCGCCGCGCGGCAGATGCGGCGCTTCGGGAGCGTGGTGTCGTTCACGCTGGCCACGCGCGCGCGGGCCGACCGTTTCCTCGAGGCGCTGCGGCTGGTCGACGACGCCACGAGCTTCGGCGGCGTGCGCTCCACGGCCGAACGGCGCGGCCGCTGGGGCGGCGACGCGGTGCCGGAGGGCTTCGTCCGCTTCTCCGTGGGCGCGGAGGACCCCGAGGATCTGGTGGCCGACGTGCTGCGGGCGCTGGAGGAGTCGGCGGACTGA
- a CDS encoding LysR family transcriptional regulator: MDLALLRTFVTVHRAGSFTRAAALLGLSQPAVTSQIRTLERQLGRPLFLRQARGVTPTTIGDELAHKAAPHLDALVEIAETGLDDESSLRTLHLVGPPEFTAERALPALMELAGDRGQGFALRASFANCDEALEGLAAGRHDLAITTARPRGELFTATPLCDEELVLVASPRWAAHTASDRHRLPGGSALVHLPVVEVHESLPFVTRYWAAVFDARPAASGAVVVPDLRAVLACAARGAGLAVLPRYLCAAALERGEVVALLDPPVPPLRTYFLAVRTGTLAMPHLARAHEWLLRKAAGWC, from the coding sequence ATGGACTTGGCCCTGTTGCGCACGTTCGTCACGGTGCACCGGGCCGGTTCCTTCACGCGTGCCGCGGCTCTGCTCGGTCTGTCGCAGCCCGCCGTCACCTCGCAGATCCGCACTCTGGAACGGCAGCTCGGCCGCCCGCTCTTCCTGCGGCAGGCCCGCGGGGTGACCCCCACGACCATCGGCGATGAACTGGCCCACAAGGCCGCCCCGCACCTGGACGCCCTGGTGGAGATCGCCGAGACGGGACTCGACGACGAGTCCTCCTTACGCACGCTCCACCTCGTCGGTCCGCCGGAGTTCACGGCCGAGCGGGCGCTGCCCGCGCTCATGGAACTGGCCGGGGACCGCGGCCAGGGCTTCGCGCTGCGGGCCTCCTTCGCCAACTGCGACGAGGCCCTGGAGGGGCTCGCCGCGGGGCGTCACGATCTGGCCATCACGACCGCCCGGCCGCGCGGGGAACTGTTCACCGCGACCCCGCTCTGTGACGAGGAGCTCGTCCTGGTCGCGTCCCCGCGCTGGGCCGCGCACACCGCTTCCGACCGGCACCGCCTTCCCGGCGGCTCCGCCCTGGTGCACCTTCCGGTCGTCGAAGTCCACGAATCTCTGCCGTTCGTCACCCGCTACTGGGCCGCCGTCTTCGACGCCCGCCCCGCCGCTTCCGGCGCCGTCGTCGTCCCGGATCTGCGGGCAGTGCTCGCCTGTGCCGCCCGGGGTGCGGGGCTCGCGGTGCTGCCGCGCTATCTATGCGCGGCCGCCCTGGAGCGCGGTGAGGTCGTCGCCCTGCTCGACCCCCCGGTACCGCCGCTGCGCACCTACTTCCTGGCGGTGCGCACCGGCACGCTCGCGATGCCGCACCTCGCCCGGGCTCACGAATGGCTGCTGCGCAAGGCCGCGGGCTGGTGCTGA
- a CDS encoding NUDIX hydrolase, whose translation MTVRPVVKRTARAVLLDGDALVLIKRTKPGVDPYWVTPGGGVEPEDPTVVDALHREVHEELGAKITDVVPCFVDTVEHIGEDGGATGVKVQHFFVCRLESMDESLRHGPEIEQPCGEYEIVRVPFTRVGIASVHLVPLSLRHYLDGNIEGVRAMHAPDLG comes from the coding sequence ATGACCGTTCGTCCCGTGGTCAAGCGCACCGCCCGCGCCGTTCTGCTCGACGGCGACGCCCTCGTCCTCATCAAGCGGACCAAGCCGGGCGTCGATCCCTACTGGGTCACGCCCGGCGGCGGGGTGGAGCCGGAGGACCCGACCGTGGTCGACGCGCTCCACCGCGAGGTGCACGAGGAGCTGGGCGCCAAGATCACCGATGTGGTCCCCTGCTTCGTGGACACCGTGGAGCACATCGGCGAGGACGGCGGCGCGACCGGAGTGAAGGTGCAGCACTTCTTCGTCTGCCGGCTGGAGTCGATGGACGAGAGCCTGCGCCACGGCCCCGAGATCGAGCAGCCGTGCGGCGAGTACGAGATCGTCCGGGTGCCGTTCACCCGCGTCGGGATCGCCTCGGTCCATCTCGTTCCGCTGTCGCTGCGGCACTACCTCGACGGCAACATCGAGGGTGTACGGGCGATGCACGCACCCGACCTCGGCTGA
- a CDS encoding GNAT family N-acetyltransferase: protein MPTLSLAVLPIRRLTPRDVTACADLSEDRGWPREEHKWGLLLAAGQGYGIDDPEGGLVGACVVTEYGPHGRPDLSAVGMVLVAERHARQGVGRRLMRHVVAGAGTTPLTLFATSNGRPLYEELGFKVTGRAEMLRGRFLPDVSETGVSTRAATAEDLVSILRLDAEVFGSDRTHMITRLPAFSDRIRVAYEDGRLLGYAAVWPNMETHVVGPLIARDTRTAKALVSALAEGGDRPLRTDIDVRHEELLAWLKERGLEAVGSNAVMTYGVPDLPGDWTRRFAPLTVAAG from the coding sequence GTGCCGACACTCTCCCTCGCCGTTCTGCCCATCCGCCGCCTGACGCCCCGCGATGTCACCGCGTGCGCCGACCTGTCCGAGGACCGGGGCTGGCCCCGGGAAGAACACAAGTGGGGGCTGTTGCTCGCCGCCGGACAGGGGTACGGCATCGACGACCCCGAGGGCGGCCTGGTCGGCGCCTGCGTGGTCACGGAGTACGGGCCCCACGGGCGGCCGGATCTGAGTGCGGTCGGCATGGTGCTCGTCGCCGAACGGCACGCGCGCCAGGGCGTCGGCCGACGGCTGATGCGGCACGTGGTGGCCGGGGCGGGCACCACGCCGCTGACCCTCTTCGCGACGTCGAACGGCCGCCCGCTCTACGAGGAGCTCGGCTTCAAGGTCACCGGACGGGCCGAGATGCTGCGCGGCCGCTTCCTTCCCGACGTCTCGGAGACCGGGGTCAGCACCCGGGCGGCGACCGCCGAGGACCTGGTGTCGATCCTCCGTCTCGACGCGGAGGTGTTCGGCAGCGACCGGACCCACATGATCACCCGTCTTCCCGCCTTCTCCGACCGGATCCGGGTGGCGTACGAGGACGGCCGGCTCCTCGGTTACGCGGCCGTCTGGCCCAACATGGAGACCCATGTCGTGGGCCCGCTGATCGCCCGGGACACCCGGACCGCCAAGGCCCTGGTCTCCGCGCTCGCCGAGGGCGGAGACCGGCCGCTGCGCACCGACATCGACGTACGGCACGAGGAGCTCCTCGCCTGGCTCAAGGAGCGGGGACTGGAGGCGGTCGGGTCGAACGCCGTCATGACGTACGGCGTCCCCGACCTGCCCGGGGACTGGACCCGGCGGTTCGCCCCGCTGACGGTCGCGGCGGGCTGA